A genomic region of Arvicola amphibius chromosome X, mArvAmp1.2, whole genome shotgun sequence contains the following coding sequences:
- the Pou3f4 gene encoding POU domain, class 3, transcription factor 4 — translation MATAASNPYSILSSSSLVHADSAGMQQGSPFRNPQKLLQSDYLQGVPSNGHPLGHHWVTSLSDGGPWPSTLATSPLDQPDVKPGREDLQLGAIIHHRSPHVAHHSPHTNHPNAWGASPAPNSSIASSGQPLNVYSQPGFTVSGMLEHGGLTPPPAAASTQSLHPVLREPPDHGELGSHHCQDHSDEETPTSDELEQFAKQFKQRRIKLGFTQADVGLALGTLYGNVFSQTTICRFEALQLSFKNMCKLKPLLNKWLEEADSSTGSPTSIDKIAAQGRKRKKRTSIEVSVKGVLETHFLKCPKPAAQEISSLADSLQLEKEVVRVWFCNRRQKEKRMTPPGDQQPHEVYSHTVKTDASCHDL, via the coding sequence ATGGCCACAGCTGCCTCGAATCCCTACAGCATTCTCAGTTCCAGCTCCCTCGTCCATGCGGACTCTGCGGGCATGCAGCAGGGAAGTCCTTTCCGCAATCCTCAGAAACTTCTCCAAAGTGACTACTTGCAGGGAGTTCCCAGCAATGGGCATCCCCTCGGGCATCACTGGGTGACCAGTCTGAGCGACGGGGGCCCGTGGCCCTCTACATTGGCCACCAGTCCCCTGGACCAGCCGGACGTGAAGCCGGGACGCGAAGATCTGCAACTGGGAGCAATCATCCATCACCGCTCGCCACATGTAGCCCACCACTCGCCCCATACCAACCATCCGAATGCCTGGGGAGCGAGCCCAGCTCCAAACTCCTCCATCGCGTCTAGCGGTCAACCCCTCAACGTGTACTCGCAGCCGGGATTCACGGTGAGCGGTATGCTGGAGCACGGGGGACTCACTCCACCACCAGCTGCTGCCTCTACACAGAGCCTGCATCCAGTGCTCCGGGAGCCTCCAGACCATGGTGAGCTGGGCTCGCACCACTGCCAAGACCACTCGGATGAGGAGACTCCAACCTCTGATGAGTTGGAACAGTTCGCCAAACAATTCAAACAAAGAAGAATTAAATTGGGTTTCACGCAAGCCGACGTGGGGCTGGCACTGGGCACACTGTATGGCAACGTGTTCTCGCAGACCACCATCTGCAGGTTCGAGGCCTTGCAACTGAGCTTCAAGAATATGTGCAAGCTGAAACCCCTGCTCAATAAGTGGCTGGAGGAGGCCGATTCATCCACGGGAAGCCCTACCAGTATTGACAAGATCGCCGCTCAGGGCCGCAAGCGCAAGAAGCGAACCTCCATCGAGGTGAGTGTCAAGGGCGTACTGGAAACGCATTTCCTCAAGTGTCCCAAGCCTGCAGCGCAGGAGATCTCCTCGCTGGCAGACAGCCTCCAGTTGGAGAAAGAAGTGGTGCGTGTCTGGTTCTGTaatagaagacaaaaagaaaaaagaatgactcCGCCTGGGGATCAGCAGCCACATGAGGTTTATTCGCACACGGTGAAAACAGATGCATCCTGCCACGATCTCTGA